One genomic region from Flagellimonas oceani encodes:
- the trpS gene encoding tryptophan--tRNA ligase produces the protein MARILTGIQSTGTPHLGNILGAIAPAISMAQDPKNDSFLFIADMHSLTQIKDGELLRNNTYAIAAAWLAFGLDIEKTVFYRQSDIPQTAELAWYLSCFFPYQRLTLAHSFKDKADRLEDVNAGLFTYPMLMAADILLYDADIVPVGKDQLQHLEMTRDVASRFHNQMGETFVMPEAKVHEQTMYVPGTDGEKMSKSRGNLINLFQPDKKLRKQIMGIVTDSTPMEEPKDPSKDNVFALYKLLASPEQIEEMSANYLAGNYGYGHAKQALYELILEKFEEPREKFEYYMNHLNEVDEALAFGAEKARKVADGVLARVREKLGY, from the coding sequence ATGGCGCGAATACTGACCGGTATACAAAGTACGGGAACACCACACTTGGGAAATATTTTAGGGGCAATTGCCCCTGCCATTTCAATGGCACAGGATCCCAAAAACGATTCTTTCCTGTTTATTGCAGATATGCATTCACTCACCCAAATAAAAGATGGTGAACTCTTGCGCAATAATACCTACGCCATTGCCGCAGCTTGGCTCGCGTTTGGGCTGGATATTGAAAAAACCGTTTTTTACCGTCAGAGTGATATTCCACAGACCGCGGAATTGGCCTGGTACCTCAGCTGCTTCTTCCCCTATCAACGGTTGACGTTGGCACATTCCTTTAAGGACAAGGCGGACAGGTTAGAAGACGTTAACGCAGGCCTGTTTACCTATCCCATGTTGATGGCCGCCGATATTTTGTTGTACGATGCGGATATTGTTCCCGTAGGAAAGGACCAGCTACAGCATTTGGAAATGACCCGCGACGTAGCCTCCCGATTCCACAACCAAATGGGCGAAACTTTTGTAATGCCCGAAGCCAAGGTACACGAACAAACCATGTACGTGCCGGGAACCGACGGAGAAAAAATGAGCAAAAGCCGTGGAAACCTCATCAATTTGTTCCAGCCGGACAAAAAACTGCGCAAGCAGATCATGGGCATTGTTACCGACAGCACTCCCATGGAAGAGCCCAAGGACCCTAGCAAGGATAACGTGTTTGCATTGTACAAATTATTGGCCTCTCCCGAACAGATAGAGGAAATGAGCGCCAATTATTTGGCCGGAAACTATGGCTACGGACATGCCAAACAGGCCTTGTACGAACTTATATTGGAAAAGTTTGAAGAGCCCCGCGAAAAGTTCGAATACTATATGAACCACCTGAACGAAGTGGACGAAGCCTTGGCCTTTGGTGCCGAAAAAGCCCGTAAAGTAGCGGATGGGGTGTTGGCCAGGGTTCGTGAAAAGTTGGGCTATTAG
- a CDS encoding lysophospholipid acyltransferase family protein, which translates to MLGVIKNVGHVLYRIWFYILVTVPIILFFPVLLILTISESTYHQFFWLARNFWARPILYGMGCFPKIVRQQRMEKGKSYMLVANHTSMLDIMLMLIVSRNPFVFVGKKELVSIPIFGFFYKRVCILVDRESVKSRTGVYRRAQKRLSQGLSICIFPEGGVPEEHIVLDKFKDGAFKMAIAHKIPVVPMTFLDNKKRFSFTFFSGGPGRIRAIVHPFFETGILAASDTSTLREEVRQVILDDLGND; encoded by the coding sequence ATGCTTGGAGTAATCAAAAATGTGGGGCATGTATTGTATAGGATCTGGTTCTATATTTTGGTTACCGTTCCCATTATCCTTTTTTTTCCAGTCTTGTTGATTTTGACGATTTCTGAAAGTACTTACCACCAATTTTTTTGGCTTGCCCGTAATTTTTGGGCCCGTCCCATTCTGTATGGAATGGGCTGTTTTCCAAAAATTGTGCGCCAGCAGCGAATGGAGAAGGGCAAAAGTTATATGTTGGTGGCCAACCACACCAGTATGCTGGATATTATGTTGATGCTGATCGTGAGCCGCAACCCTTTTGTGTTCGTAGGCAAAAAAGAACTGGTGAGCATTCCCATTTTTGGATTTTTCTACAAACGGGTCTGCATTTTGGTGGACCGCGAAAGTGTAAAGAGCCGGACCGGGGTTTACAGGCGTGCCCAGAAACGCCTTAGCCAAGGACTGAGCATTTGTATTTTTCCCGAAGGGGGCGTTCCAGAGGAGCACATTGTTCTGGACAAATTCAAGGATGGGGCCTTTAAAATGGCCATAGCCCATAAAATTCCGGTAGTGCCCATGACCTTTTTGGACAATAAAAAGCGTTTTTCCTTTACTTTTTTCAGTGGTGGACCTGGACGGATCCGTGCCATTGTCCACCCCTTTTTTGAGACGGGAATTTTGGCTGCCTCCGATACCTCAACGCTTCGGGAAGAGGTAAGGCAGGTTATTTTGGATGATTTGGGGAATGATTAA
- a CDS encoding sensor histidine kinase — translation MKVYVKTILLFLVVLSAVDLYPQDPDHRLFEKEVGFKILKTNNDTDYDGFLAVKNRLAEPGEISEKTSPNDFYWIRLDLGDHVSKVGKDDSFYLRFNSFDHATIYLESQNRIVPKKIGKFDKNSESIQVDHSYYDSFLKLRRHNLPDDGYITLKARRITFREDVQNWSFTISNTSPNTFVTQQDFEDQVPYYFFTGLCFIMCFTTLSFYFFIKKSEFLWYSIYIVVTFVYVCGLNFGIYDFVFNNHYISYWVSQSFLFVDNIVYLFFFASFLQSKKEYPFVHFLVQVLAVLNVIILLCIGVLFALGDTIGFIFITQNAYALLNFTALLGLAYLMYVGKDPLAYVMALATSAYCAAPLVRTFYSTPEDGLLLDGLYYIIIGCSIEMVIFSFGLFYKIHLEFRENLMLQQRALFEKTRALRAQINPHFIFNSLSAIQHLVSVKKIESALKYLSKFSRLTRNVLESSMDINILLAEEIKMLEDYLSLELLRFDNSFSYTITTDEGLDPEEIEIPSMILQPFVENALIHGLLPKKSGTKQLDISFGKDNNHLICTVDDTGVGRLAAKERLHIYQNEKKSRGLEVTKLRLQSLGEGKDSITIVDKYDDNNQPMGTKVIVRIPLKIL, via the coding sequence ATGAAAGTTTACGTAAAAACCATTTTACTCTTTCTAGTTGTTCTTTCTGCAGTGGACCTTTACCCCCAAGATCCCGATCATCGTCTTTTTGAAAAAGAAGTAGGCTTTAAAATTCTGAAAACAAATAACGATACGGACTATGATGGTTTTTTGGCCGTAAAAAACCGATTGGCGGAACCCGGCGAAATTTCCGAAAAAACTTCTCCGAACGACTTTTATTGGATCCGTTTGGATTTAGGGGACCATGTATCAAAAGTTGGCAAGGATGATTCATTTTACCTTAGGTTCAATTCCTTTGATCACGCCACCATTTATCTGGAATCCCAAAATAGAATAGTCCCTAAAAAAATAGGCAAGTTCGACAAGAACAGTGAGAGCATTCAAGTAGACCATTCGTATTACGATTCGTTTTTAAAATTACGAAGGCACAATTTACCGGACGACGGCTATATAACCCTTAAGGCACGGCGCATTACCTTTAGGGAAGATGTACAAAACTGGAGTTTTACCATAAGCAATACCTCTCCCAACACCTTTGTCACACAACAGGATTTTGAGGATCAGGTGCCCTATTATTTTTTTACCGGGCTTTGCTTTATTATGTGTTTTACAACGCTTTCCTTCTACTTTTTTATTAAAAAATCCGAGTTTTTATGGTACTCCATTTATATTGTGGTCACCTTTGTGTACGTATGTGGGCTCAATTTTGGCATTTACGACTTTGTTTTCAACAACCACTATATTTCCTATTGGGTTTCCCAAAGTTTCTTGTTCGTCGATAACATCGTGTATCTTTTCTTCTTTGCCAGTTTTCTTCAATCCAAAAAAGAATACCCGTTTGTGCATTTTTTGGTACAGGTACTCGCAGTCCTCAATGTCATAATTCTGCTCTGCATTGGTGTTTTGTTTGCCCTGGGGGATACCATTGGGTTCATTTTTATCACCCAAAACGCTTATGCGCTGCTTAATTTTACGGCTCTTTTGGGGCTCGCCTATCTTATGTATGTTGGCAAGGACCCATTGGCTTACGTTATGGCCTTGGCAACATCGGCCTATTGTGCCGCCCCTTTGGTCAGAACATTTTATTCAACGCCGGAAGATGGCCTGCTGTTGGATGGACTTTATTATATAATTATCGGCTGCTCCATTGAAATGGTCATATTCTCTTTCGGCCTTTTCTATAAAATCCATTTGGAGTTCCGCGAAAACCTGATGCTTCAGCAAAGAGCTCTTTTTGAAAAGACAAGGGCATTGCGAGCACAGATAAATCCTCATTTTATTTTTAACTCCCTTAGCGCGATTCAACACTTGGTGTCCGTAAAAAAAATAGAAAGTGCCCTAAAATATTTGAGCAAATTCAGTCGGCTTACACGGAATGTACTGGAAAGCTCCATGGATATCAACATTCTCCTGGCAGAAGAGATAAAAATGTTGGAAGATTACCTATCACTGGAATTGTTGCGGTTCGACAACAGCTTTTCGTACACAATAACTACGGATGAAGGCCTGGATCCCGAAGAAATAGAAATCCCCTCCATGATTTTACAGCCTTTTGTAGAAAATGCATTGATCCATGGCCTGTTGCCCAAAAAATCCGGAACCAAGCAACTTGATATCAGTTTTGGGAAGGACAACAACCATTTGATTTGTACGGTGGACGATACGGGCGTGGGCCGGTTGGCAGCAAAAGAAAGGTTGCACATCTATCAAAACGAAAAAAAATCAAGGGGACTGGAGGTCACCAAACTCAGGTTGCAATCGTTGGGAGAAGGCAAGGATTCCATTACCATAGTGGACAAATATGATGACAACAACCAACCCATGGGAACAAAAGTGATCGTTCGTATTCCTTTGAAGATTCTTTAA
- a CDS encoding histidine kinase: MGKENEEDILWDLAKNCISKLGFVDCVIYLVDENTKLLVQKAAYGPKNPKDRALYNPVSIALGKGITGNVAKTGKPALILDTSKEPDYIEDDANRLSEICVPIAYEKYVYGVIDCEHPEKAYFNERHLKMLSAIASICAIKIRSVRASQEVIKKQEKLLKIREEMVELKVRALNSQLNPHFLFNSLNAIQYFVTSEKKKLALEYLSTFSRLIRFYLRQLGNDTVSLYNEIDMLHWYLKLQKLRYDDSFDYMIAMEKSSETNHEAIIPSFVIHTLFENIIERSMFNQKKGQHFKITFKSSDAEVVLVIQYQEFDSKNANPPEYRERILKWQDQIKLLNTVKGYAIKNESKIHKIGEKWVGNITLTLPNLR, encoded by the coding sequence ATGGGAAAAGAAAATGAAGAGGACATCCTTTGGGATCTGGCCAAAAATTGCATCTCCAAACTGGGGTTTGTGGACTGTGTGATCTATCTGGTCGATGAAAACACAAAGCTACTTGTCCAAAAAGCGGCCTACGGACCCAAAAATCCCAAGGACAGAGCACTGTACAACCCCGTTTCCATTGCGCTTGGCAAGGGCATTACCGGTAACGTTGCAAAAACCGGCAAACCAGCATTGATCTTGGACACCTCAAAAGAACCCGACTATATCGAGGACGATGCCAACAGACTTTCGGAAATATGCGTACCCATTGCCTACGAAAAATACGTGTACGGAGTAATTGATTGTGAGCACCCCGAAAAGGCCTATTTTAATGAACGCCATTTAAAAATGCTCTCTGCCATTGCCTCAATCTGTGCCATAAAAATTAGGAGTGTACGGGCAAGCCAAGAAGTTATTAAAAAACAAGAAAAGCTCTTAAAAATAAGGGAGGAGATGGTAGAGCTAAAAGTACGCGCCCTCAACTCCCAGCTCAACCCGCATTTTTTGTTCAACTCCCTCAATGCGATCCAATATTTTGTTACTTCAGAAAAGAAAAAACTGGCCCTGGAATACCTGTCCACCTTTAGCCGGCTCATACGTTTTTATTTAAGGCAATTGGGGAACGATACCGTCTCGCTCTATAACGAAATTGATATGCTCCACTGGTATCTTAAGCTCCAAAAACTACGGTACGATGATTCTTTTGATTACATGATTGCCATGGAAAAAAGCTCGGAAACAAATCACGAAGCCATTATACCTTCATTTGTGATCCACACCCTCTTCGAGAATATCATAGAACGGTCCATGTTCAACCAAAAAAAAGGGCAACACTTTAAGATTACCTTTAAATCTTCCGATGCCGAAGTTGTTTTAGTGATCCAATACCAAGAGTTTGATTCCAAGAACGCTAACCCGCCAGAATATAGGGAGCGCATTTTAAAATGGCAGGACCAGATCAAACTGCTCAATACAGTAAAAGGGTACGCCATTAAAAATGAAAGCAAAATCCATAAAATCGGGGAAAAATGGGTCGGCAACATAACCCTTACCCTACCCAATCTAAGATAG
- a CDS encoding sensor histidine kinase, whose product MSVSLSKFLLTFAFALLTVNGYLAQNRHTETLFEDSIEFKVFRTTDAQMSFDQVYDNLDDFLPKEQINEKTHPNEIYWIALDLGSIKEPFPKNGDYFITLNCFDFGHAFYQKNGSIAKKPIGQFDEGTKSAKTSSSIYHCEIPFSKSSLIDNRYLFLRVKRIKFIESIKNWTFTIQEESSQNTYTWADIKSSIPTYMYMGVGFIMGVAMLLFYVYFGKMEFLFYSLFVLSIIVYLFQGELILPEKLQLNNSFVVSWLLDANTILLGTLYLLFALFYLDLKKVYPRAYTFIKIGIYAHVLLLTTDVFFFSFRYHLGHIYLLQILRIVSFLITISFLIYLFIYKKNRISIIFLFGGSIYMISICIYYYFNMGSDADPMLYGNSLVLIVGSILEIIFFAYGLTYKAFNEYLKGLHFEQEAITNKNKALRAQINPHFIFNALGSIQHLILKKKNDSALNYLSKFSRMARNALEASAEGTGTLDEEISMLKDYLELESLRFDNVFSYDIQIDGQLDTSEIEIPFMISQPFVENAIIHGLLPKTSGKKELTIIMKEQDGTLKIIIDDTGIGRNRDDRSEGTKTVKRKPRGMGVTVNRLESWHFGSGKVEILDKADNDSESKGTKVIISIPLEQYQ is encoded by the coding sequence ATGTCGGTTTCTTTATCCAAGTTTTTATTGACCTTTGCTTTTGCCCTACTTACGGTGAACGGTTATTTGGCTCAAAACCGACATACTGAAACCCTTTTTGAAGATTCCATCGAATTTAAGGTGTTCCGAACCACGGATGCTCAAATGTCCTTTGACCAGGTTTATGATAATTTGGATGATTTTTTGCCTAAAGAGCAAATCAATGAGAAGACCCATCCCAATGAGATTTATTGGATCGCATTGGATCTTGGAAGCATCAAGGAACCTTTCCCAAAAAATGGGGATTATTTTATAACGTTGAACTGTTTTGATTTTGGCCATGCCTTCTATCAAAAAAATGGCTCTATTGCAAAAAAGCCCATAGGACAGTTTGATGAGGGTACCAAAAGCGCCAAAACAAGCTCCTCCATTTATCACTGCGAAATCCCATTTTCTAAAAGCTCACTCATTGACAATCGCTACCTGTTTTTACGGGTGAAGCGGATAAAGTTTATCGAATCCATTAAAAATTGGACATTCACTATTCAAGAAGAATCATCCCAAAACACCTACACATGGGCCGATATAAAATCATCCATACCCACTTATATGTACATGGGGGTAGGTTTTATTATGGGCGTTGCCATGCTGCTGTTCTATGTGTATTTTGGAAAGATGGAGTTTCTGTTTTACTCCCTCTTTGTGTTGTCCATAATAGTTTATCTGTTCCAAGGGGAATTGATTCTACCGGAAAAACTCCAGTTGAACAATTCCTTTGTCGTAAGCTGGCTTTTGGATGCCAACACCATACTCTTGGGAACACTCTACCTTTTGTTCGCATTGTTCTACCTTGACCTAAAAAAGGTGTATCCCCGGGCCTATACTTTTATCAAAATCGGGATCTATGCACATGTGCTCCTGTTGACAACGGATGTCTTTTTCTTCTCATTTAGGTATCATTTGGGACACATCTATCTCTTGCAAATATTGAGAATCGTGTCATTTTTGATAACCATATCCTTTTTGATCTACTTATTTATTTACAAGAAGAACCGTATAAGTATCATTTTTCTGTTTGGGGGCAGCATTTATATGATCAGTATTTGTATCTATTATTATTTTAATATGGGTTCCGATGCCGACCCCATGCTTTACGGAAATTCGTTGGTACTGATCGTGGGGTCTATCCTGGAAATCATATTTTTTGCCTATGGGCTTACCTACAAAGCGTTTAACGAGTACCTTAAGGGGCTCCATTTTGAACAAGAGGCCATTACCAACAAAAACAAGGCGCTAAGGGCACAGATCAACCCCCATTTTATCTTTAATGCCCTAGGGTCCATTCAACACCTTATCCTTAAAAAGAAGAACGATAGCGCCCTGAACTATTTGAGCAAGTTTAGCCGAATGGCCAGAAATGCCCTGGAAGCATCCGCAGAGGGAACAGGCACATTGGATGAGGAAATAAGTATGTTAAAGGATTATTTGGAACTTGAGTCGCTCCGTTTCGACAATGTTTTTTCATACGATATACAAATAGATGGCCAATTGGATACATCCGAGATAGAAATACCCTTTATGATTTCGCAGCCCTTTGTGGAAAATGCGATCATACATGGTCTTTTGCCAAAAACCTCGGGCAAAAAAGAGCTCACCATAATTATGAAAGAGCAAGACGGTACATTAAAAATAATCATCGACGACACCGGAATAGGGCGAAATAGGGACGATAGATCAGAAGGAACAAAAACGGTAAAAAGAAAGCCAAGAGGAATGGGGGTCACCGTCAACAGGTTGGAATCTTGGCATTTTGGTTCCGGAAAAGTGGAAATATTGGACAAGGCGGATAACGATAGCGAGTCAAAAGGAACCAAGGTCATAATTTCCATTCCGCTGGAACAATACCAATAA
- a CDS encoding outer membrane beta-barrel protein: MGKKNLEQLFKESFHDFQEVPDEKVWTSIEASLDNKKQKKRAVPIWWGLGGAAAALVIALLAINPFGEVPEQEQIITDTENSTAPESRSSSEERVNRDLIPPTANQNEESGLANTSEQNNLDQRDDQAVDNGFAKTKASSRTGNTISSSNQNGSQELAQVDNNRSQETERGSRDEAVVEKSNSAVAMHIDQEEPAKRQKTLSSEKNGDQVAENTAEKKDETEKQSIYDAIAEQEQLEEAVAANKSGKWSVGPSLAPVYFNGAGDGSPVGADFASNSKTGNLNLSYGVNVAYEVGKKVKIRSGVHRVNFGYNTNDVVFSSTLQAAASNRITNIDYAPNSQTILVQSKESAKNSPVMSSKEVPFSEVPSLEGKMVQQLGYIEVPLEVNYVVLDKKFGVDLIGGVSSLFLVDNSVLLESNELVTEMGEANNINSLNFSANFGMGLNYHFTPKFRFNVEPVFKYQLNTFSNVSGNFQPYSIGVYSGFTFKF, from the coding sequence ATGGGGAAAAAGAATTTAGAGCAATTGTTCAAAGAAAGCTTTCACGACTTTCAGGAAGTTCCGGACGAAAAGGTCTGGACCTCCATCGAAGCTTCTTTGGACAACAAAAAGCAAAAAAAGCGGGCCGTTCCTATTTGGTGGGGCCTTGGGGGTGCAGCGGCGGCCTTGGTCATCGCATTGCTGGCCATTAATCCGTTTGGTGAAGTACCAGAACAAGAGCAGATCATAACGGATACAGAAAACAGTACCGCTCCCGAAAGTAGATCCAGTTCAGAAGAAAGGGTAAATCGAGATTTAATCCCTCCAACGGCTAACCAAAATGAGGAAAGCGGTTTGGCAAATACTTCTGAGCAAAACAACCTGGATCAAAGAGACGATCAAGCTGTAGATAACGGCTTTGCCAAAACCAAGGCTTCAAGTAGAACCGGAAATACTATTTCCTCATCAAACCAAAATGGTTCACAAGAGTTGGCTCAGGTCGATAATAACCGTTCACAAGAAACCGAAAGGGGTTCTCGTGATGAAGCAGTGGTAGAAAAAAGCAACAGTGCCGTTGCGATGCACATTGACCAAGAAGAGCCTGCCAAAAGACAAAAAACTTTATCATCCGAAAAGAATGGTGATCAGGTCGCCGAAAATACTGCGGAAAAAAAGGATGAAACTGAAAAGCAATCCATTTATGACGCCATTGCGGAGCAGGAACAATTGGAAGAAGCGGTCGCTGCAAACAAATCCGGAAAATGGTCCGTTGGCCCATCCTTAGCGCCCGTATATTTTAATGGCGCCGGTGATGGTTCTCCCGTGGGTGCGGATTTCGCTTCCAACTCCAAAACCGGAAACCTCAACTTGAGTTATGGTGTAAACGTGGCCTATGAGGTTGGTAAAAAGGTAAAGATACGTTCCGGTGTGCACAGGGTAAACTTTGGCTACAACACCAACGATGTGGTGTTTTCCTCTACACTACAGGCAGCGGCGAGCAATAGGATCACGAATATCGATTACGCTCCAAACTCCCAGACCATTTTGGTACAGAGCAAGGAAAGTGCAAAAAATTCGCCGGTAATGAGCTCTAAAGAAGTCCCTTTTAGCGAGGTTCCCAGCTTGGAAGGCAAAATGGTGCAGCAATTGGGCTATATCGAAGTTCCATTGGAAGTAAACTATGTTGTTCTGGACAAAAAATTCGGGGTAGACCTGATCGGGGGCGTTAGCTCTTTGTTCCTTGTGGACAATTCCGTATTGTTGGAATCCAATGAACTCGTCACCGAAATGGGAGAGGCGAACAATATTAACTCGTTAAACTTTAGTGCAAACTTTGGTATGGGGCTCAATTATCATTTTACCCCAAAGTTCAGGTTCAATGTGGAACCTGTTTTTAAATACCAGCTAAATACGTTTTCGAACGTGTCCGGTAATTTTCAGCCCTACTCCATTGGGGTGTACAGCGGATTTACCTTTAAGTTTTAG
- a CDS encoding RNA polymerase sigma factor — translation MDLEELIHNCQKGNRQAQAELYRRYSGILFGMCLKYSRNKTEAEDNLHDSFMTIFDKIDQYGFKGSFEGWIKRITVNTVLQKYRKDQHLNVVSENTEDEVEVDTEDADISLSTLLGYIQELPHKYRLTFNLYVLDGYSHKEIGEMLGTSIGTSKSNLARAKAILREKIEKAKINIA, via the coding sequence TTGGATCTTGAAGAATTGATACATAACTGTCAAAAGGGTAACCGACAGGCACAAGCTGAACTATACCGGAGATATTCCGGTATTCTTTTCGGCATGTGCCTGAAGTACTCTCGCAACAAAACGGAGGCTGAAGATAACCTGCACGACAGTTTTATGACCATATTCGACAAAATTGACCAATACGGTTTTAAAGGTTCTTTTGAGGGTTGGATCAAAAGAATAACCGTAAATACCGTTCTTCAAAAGTATAGGAAAGACCAACACCTCAACGTGGTTTCGGAAAACACCGAGGATGAGGTGGAGGTAGATACGGAAGATGCGGACATAAGCCTCTCTACCCTGCTGGGATACATTCAAGAGCTACCACATAAATACAGGTTAACGTTCAACCTATACGTGTTGGACGGTTACAGTCATAAAGAAATCGGTGAGATGTTGGGGACATCCATCGGAACATCAAAATCGAATTTGGCAAGGGCAAAGGCCATTTTGAGGGAAAAAATAGAAAAAGCCAAAATAAACATTGCTTAA
- the recA gene encoding recombinase RecA: MSKEKEAKLKALKLTLDKLDKTYGKGAVMKMGDSVVEDVEVIPSGSLGLDIALGVGGYPRGRVIEIYGPESSGKTTLTLHAIAEAQKAGGIAAFIDAEHAFDRFYAKKLGVDIDNLIISQPDHGEQALEIADNLIRSGAIDIVIVDSVAALTPKSEIEGEMGDSKMGLHARLMSQALRKLTSTISKTKCTVIFINQLREKIGVMFGNPETTTGGNALKFYASVRLDIRRSTQIKSTDGDVQGNKTRVKVVKNKVAPPFKTAEFDIMYGEGISKIGEILDLGVAYEIVKKSGSWFSYGDTKLGQGRDAVKALLLDNPELSDELESKIREAIAAVNE; this comes from the coding sequence ATGAGCAAAGAGAAAGAAGCAAAATTAAAGGCACTAAAACTTACATTGGACAAGTTGGACAAAACCTATGGCAAGGGTGCTGTCATGAAAATGGGCGATAGTGTTGTGGAAGATGTCGAAGTGATTCCTTCCGGCTCTTTGGGATTGGATATTGCACTTGGTGTAGGCGGATATCCGAGAGGAAGGGTAATCGAGATTTACGGCCCGGAATCTTCGGGTAAAACCACATTGACATTGCACGCCATTGCAGAAGCACAAAAAGCGGGAGGCATTGCAGCTTTTATTGATGCAGAGCATGCCTTTGACCGTTTTTACGCCAAAAAATTAGGGGTTGATATTGATAACCTTATCATTTCCCAACCCGACCACGGGGAGCAGGCCTTGGAAATTGCCGATAACCTGATACGTTCCGGTGCCATCGATATTGTAATCGTGGATTCCGTAGCGGCATTGACGCCTAAAAGCGAGATCGAGGGAGAAATGGGGGATTCAAAAATGGGTCTTCACGCCAGATTGATGTCCCAGGCATTGCGAAAACTCACCTCTACCATCAGCAAAACAAAATGTACCGTAATATTCATCAACCAGCTACGTGAAAAAATTGGTGTAATGTTCGGGAACCCTGAAACAACCACCGGTGGTAACGCACTTAAATTCTACGCTTCCGTTCGACTGGACATTAGACGTTCCACACAGATAAAGAGCACCGATGGCGATGTTCAAGGGAACAAGACCAGGGTAAAAGTGGTAAAAAACAAAGTCGCTCCACCGTTCAAAACTGCAGAGTTCGATATTATGTACGGCGAGGGAATCTCTAAAATCGGGGAGATACTCGACCTTGGAGTTGCATACGAAATCGTGAAGAAGAGCGGTTCGTGGTTCAGTTATGGCGATACCAAACTGGGGCAAGGCAGGGATGCTGTTAAAGCACTGCTCTTGGACAACCCCGAACTATCCGACGAATTGGAAAGCAAGATCAGAGAGGCCATTGCCGCTGTAAACGAATAG
- a CDS encoding rhodanese-related sulfurtransferase: MQLYNTLSAKEREALIEEAGKERLTISFYQYARIGNPQILRNHLFLAWDDMEVLGRIYVAHEGINAQLSVPAENFNVFKEHLDSITFLENVRLNIAIEQDNKSFLKLKVKVRDKIVADGLNDETFDVTNKGIHVGAEQFNQLIEDPDTVLVDMRNHYESEIGHFKNAVTPDVDTFRDSLDIIEQDLAEHKEDKKLVMYCTGGIRCEKASAYYKHKGFKNVYQLEGGIIEYTRQVREKQLENKFLGKNFVFDHRRGERISEDVIAHCHQCGKPCDTHVNCANEACHLLFIQCGECAEKMNNCCSVDCMEVHALPYEEQKRLRKGKGASNKIFKKGRSPVLKYKK; the protein is encoded by the coding sequence ATGCAACTGTACAACACATTAAGTGCGAAAGAAAGGGAAGCCCTTATCGAGGAGGCCGGGAAGGAACGGCTTACCATCTCTTTCTATCAATATGCACGAATCGGCAATCCGCAAATTTTAAGAAACCACCTTTTCTTGGCTTGGGACGACATGGAAGTCCTTGGGCGTATCTATGTGGCACACGAAGGGATAAACGCCCAATTATCGGTTCCGGCAGAAAACTTTAATGTTTTCAAGGAACATCTGGACAGTATCACCTTTTTGGAAAATGTGAGGTTGAACATCGCCATAGAGCAGGACAACAAATCTTTTTTGAAGTTGAAAGTAAAGGTCAGGGACAAAATTGTGGCCGATGGTTTGAACGATGAAACTTTTGATGTCACCAACAAAGGAATTCATGTAGGGGCAGAGCAGTTCAACCAACTTATTGAAGACCCGGACACTGTTCTTGTGGATATGAGAAACCATTATGAAAGCGAAATCGGGCATTTTAAGAATGCCGTCACCCCGGATGTCGACACCTTCCGCGATTCCCTCGATATTATTGAACAAGACCTTGCCGAGCACAAGGAGGACAAAAAATTGGTGATGTACTGCACCGGGGGTATCCGTTGTGAGAAGGCGAGCGCTTACTACAAACACAAAGGTTTTAAAAATGTGTACCAACTGGAAGGTGGGATCATCGAATACACCAGACAGGTGCGTGAAAAACAGCTGGAGAATAAATTCTTGGGCAAAAACTTCGTGTTTGACCATAGAAGGGGAGAGCGCATTTCCGAAGATGTTATCGCCCACTGCCACCAATGCGGTAAACCTTGCGACACCCATGTAAATTGTGCCAACGAAGCTTGTCACCTTTTGTTTATCCAATGTGGGGAATGTGCCGAAAAAATGAATAATTGTTGCTCGGTGGATTGTATGGAGGTACATGCGTTGCCCTACGAAGAACAAAAACGTTTGCGCAAGGGCAAGGGAGCCAGCAATAAAATATTCAAAAAAGGGCGGTCACCGGTTCTTAAATACAAGAAGTAG